The genomic DNA CAGTGTTACAGTCAGTCAGGCGCCTCCTCTGGGGATGCAAAGGTCAAGAGTTCAAATCCTCAGGATACTTGCCAGTGATGGGGCAATTCATGCATATGCATtcaagtgtttgtgtggtttcaaGTGCCTCTTGTCAGTTAAACTTGGAACAACCTCCAAGTGCTGGTAATCCGCTTGGACCCTGATCACTGTGGTTGCATTTGCTTTGGAAATTGTTCTTCAAGTTTGGtccattttgtccccacatTTCAGACAAAAGTGTTGATGACCAGACGATAATCAGTATGAACCTTCCCGATGCAAATCTGCATAAAGCTGCAAAATCTGAGGTATTTTACAGTATCTGGAaatctttcagaataaaaaagGGATTTCTCTGTCATGTGCAGTGTTACAGGCATTCTGGGTGAATTCTCCCAGCCAGTAGCTTACTGTCTTCCCTTTGTACAAATTACCCAGCTGCTGGTGATCATGTCGCCCACAAAGAACAAGAGATTCTCTGATCAAATGCCGCGTCtactgtttgtactgtaaatCCTACTTTAATGAGTATATAAGTCAAAAACATATGTTCTTCACCCTAAACCGTTTGCTTGTTTAGTAATACAAAAATTAAGCGTATAATGTCAAACAGCTGGACAGCATTCATGGTCATACATGTACTGAGAACATGCAAGCTCTGGATTGCCCTGAAATCTGGAAACACTTTAGAAAGCCACACAGACAAGAAACAAGCACAATTATCTGCTGTACTGTGTGCAGCCGTAAGACCCTTTTCCCACTCCACAGATTACATAAATGAGTGAACAAAAATCAGCCTGTTCACATTAACTGCCTTTGAACGAATACAGCTAGTTGTTAGCACCATTGATTGGGAACAGTAATGAGTGACTCTTGTCTCACCATCTCAATTGTCTCCTATTGACTTAACAAGCAGGGGAGTCCAGAAGGCGGGACCTGGTGCTGCCCTATAATCCTACTGTATGATTGGCTATCAGCCCAGTGAGAGGCGGGACCTTAGTTCAAACCAATTGTATGGACTGTTTTTTTTGAATGAGCATTGTTTTCTTGTGCATGTAGCCTCTCTTAGGGGTGTTTTCGAGGACTTGAACAACAAATGTATGGAAGCATTGCATATTTGCATGATGCCACTCTGTTCTGTAGTGACTGGTGGGACTAATATAATTCCCACAAAGTATCTGCAGGAAGTCCTTGGTTTGCAGGGACAAAATGTGCTGGTTCTGACTCGAGAGCTGTAATTTATCATTTCAGCAcatattttattgttgttgtatcTTTACTGTTGTCCTGTGTTTTGACTTCTTCAATAAATTCAAGGCTAAGTTCTGGCTTGCGTCTTGCCTAAACAGACGCTGCCGACAGTGGAtggagctgtgattggctgcatgcAGGAAGGAGAGTGGGGCGAGTTAACCTCTATTGATCACAACCAAACTCTTGAAGCTTTAAATGAACACGCCAAAGCCTCAGACACACTGAATTCAACTTCCACTGTGAACGTCACACCAGGGTCTCCAATCCCAGGCCTGGTCATCAGGCCTCACACCAGGCCGCTGATTCAGAATCAATCCGTTAATGCCAGCATAGAGCCGTGATTGTTTTGTCTCTGCCTTGGCTTGCTTAGGGAGAACCTGGGAGTCAGTTTGCACAGTTGCACAATGCCAACAGAGCTCCATCAGTGGCTGTCCTCCTCACAAAGGCCACTCAACATTCAGACATCACCTCACCACCTTATCGGCCTGCCCTTTGGTCCCTTTTACAAATATTTGTGAGCAGTGAAGGATGACAGTTCAGAGATTACAGCCATTGTGGCAGTGACCTCATCTGCAATAATCCAGACAGCAGTTTGACCTTCGACATGCGTAAAACGGTGCTTGTCATTCCTAACTGATGTCCAAATAATGGACATTTTATTGCTTCTCTGTATTTCTTTATAACGAGAAATATTATAGTGAGCCCATGTGGTGGACAGGAGTAGTATTGTATATGGTTGTTCGTTGAAGCTAAAATATATATTCCACGGAGACTCACGCGTCAGAAGCTCCTCCAGTCATTAGAGCTGTCAGTCAAGTTTAAAGGCTAATATAAAAGCGAGCCATCCCTGTCAGCCGGACTGCACCTGTTGATCGCCTGACAACGCGCCCTCAAAGCTGAGAACATGTCACATATGTAACTGCAATGCACAGCAGCTGTCCGAGCTGAGATACAAATGCGGATGCGTGGTTTTGGTGCCGCTCGGAGACCCGCCATGCGTTGATTTGCGTGCGAGCCGCGCATCTCTCCAGAGGCGCACAAAGGCTCCGCGCTGGATCACTTCTGCGCTCTCATTCTGGACCTGGAACCTGAGGAATCAACACACGGTAGGTGCGCCACTCCTGCTCCGCTTCCAGGTACCAAATCACCTACATTTAGCTCAGCCTAAGAGTTACTGAGATGATGCAAAGAAATGCATCACTTCTGTCTCACTGCTATTTAAAAAGCCAATTTTCTTGCGATGCTTCAGTTTGGATGATTTTCAATTGTTCATCAcacgtgcatgtgtttgagacTTTTCTGTATCTGCGCTGTTTTGCTTTAATTGCGTCGCAGTTTTCCAAGGCTGCATCTCTTTCTGACGCATCTCTTTATGAGACAAATCAAGGCAGCAGTAAATCTTCACATTATTGGTTCTTTTAAAGTGTAATTTTGCTTGCCCGAAGGACAGACCACGGCGAACACCaatttaataataaaacagatgagccaaaaatatattttcatgcGCATTAATGTAACATATTCTGTGCACTTGTTgagggaaaaaatgagaaagtgCTTCCTCTGTCGGACTACTTCTGAATTCACATGTCTTGTGGCTGCTGAACATCATGCAGTCTGATTTCTGCGAGGACACTTCAGGCTTAATCATCGCGACGTTCTGATCACACATGCTGACAACTCAGAAGGAACGTCTTTAGAAATAATAGCTGAAAGATAAATAGTCAcgaatagaaataaaaacaaatcagtaAATTGACTGAAATGAATTAAGCCACTTTATTTTTATAGCCGATATCGGAAACCACATATTCGATTGAAGGGGTTTTCTGAGACACCCTCTGTCCTTAGACCCTCCATCTGAAGTTAAAACTAAAATCAAATGTTAAGTTGCTGTAACAAATTCTTCATCTTAATCAGATTTCTCTTTGAACCATGATTTCATTTCGACGTGTCAAATAATTTTGATCTGTGAAACTGTGCAGTTCTGGGACATTTAGGGTGAATCCGGGACAGGAATCTGTCCTCTAATATATTTGGCAGTTAAAGCGGTAAGAAAGTGATATTTTCGTCTCTTTCATCTGATCCACACTTCTCACAGATATCCAGATATTTTGTCAGTTCAGATTTTCCACCCACAGGAACAACAGGCTTTAGCTTTCAACAAGCCAGTTTATATTGTCATAATATGTCTTTTACATTTCCTCAGGTGGGCTAAATATAGTTGAAGTCAACTGATGTGCACTGGATGTAACAGCTCCTGTGCCGTGCAAATGAAAACTGCACACGACAGATAATAGTCCACAGCAGGTTGAGTCACACAGCAGCGTTTGCTTtaatattcagtgtttgtgttggaagTCTGATGAAACAAGTGAAAGGAAAATGACTGGCGGTGATAGATAAGCTGAGTTTGAATGGTACTACAGCAGCAGGTTCATTAAGATTTGATTAGTCAATAAAAACTTTTATATTCTAACAAAAGGAAGTTACTGACAGTAGTGATTTTTCCTTTGGAGCTTCACAGGACTGAAAATAGTCACGAGGACAAGACATATTGGACAGCTCAGTAATTGCACGTCGTATTCGGATTATAATAAAAGGGAAATCTCCATTGAAAGCAATTAATTAACACAAAgggctgcagcagtgtgtgtgtgtgtgtgtgtgtgtgtgtgtgtgtgtgtgtgtgtgtgtgtgtgtgtgtgtgtgtgtgtgtgtgtctttatgctTTATGTTCATGTTGTTCAGCATATTCTTGTCTTAGCAGTGTGTGATAAGTTTACCGTACATGTTGTTGAACACATGCACAGTAATCATGATTTCACCCCTGCAGGTTGACAGCAGCCTTTTGGCATGGAGAGCACAGGCAGTGGCTGGGCAGCTGAGCTCACCCCCCCGGGTGTGACACACGAGGTGAACGGCAGTGACGCCGGTCAGGTGTTTGAGGTGGCGCTGCAGAACGGCTCCTCCAAGCGCAGCCCCCAGTTCGTGggtgtggagctgctgcagtccTTCAAGCTGCTCATCATTCCCTGCTACACTCTGGTCGCCTTGGTGGGCGTCTTTGGCAACTACCTGCTCCTCTACGTCATCTGCCGCACCCGCAAGATGCACAACGTCACCAACTTTTTCATCGGGAACCTGGCCTTCTctgacatgctgatgtgtgCCACATGTGTGCCCTTCACGCTGGCCTACGCCTTCAACCCTCACGGCTGGGTCTTTGGCCGCTTCATGTGCTACCTGGTGTACCTCATCCAGCCTGTGACGGTGTACGTGTCAGTCTTCACTCTCACTGCCATTGGCGTGGACAGGTAAGTCATACAGAGACGGAGGACTGTGGACAGACTATAAATAAACTACAAACTGCATCCTGCATTCATTGAAATATCCCCCCGGAATAATGTGTCATTAGATGAGCAAAAGCAACAGATCTTGAGGCATTCATTCATAGCTACCTAGCCCCCCTTTTTATAAACTACAcattaataaagaaataatacaGTGCATAATTCCTCACAGCGAATGTCACCATTTCTTGGAAAGAAATTGCACAAAATTGCAGTGGCAGATGTAAATGTAAGCTCTTGGGTGGAGCTCTGAAAATAACCACGCTGCATTTCCAGGAATACTGCGAACAAATGCAAGTTAATAGTACAGGCATGTACTGATAATTTGGGCAACATTAAGTCTTCTTTGCACAATCAAATAAAAGTCCCAGACTGTATTGCTAAAGTTAAGAAGTGCTTTTCCCTCTGCACTCCAGAATTTCTAAGAATGCTTCAGTGAAGTTTGATGATTTGAGACGTCATGGAAATTCAATACTCATGTACGTTCATGATACCACTTAAGGACTATCTGTTAAAGAGTACATTAACACGTACCTCTATAAGGAAGGAATGGTATCTCTTAAATGTCTGCTCATAATACACTGCATATCTTCTTCAGCTCCGGGCTTGAGCTTCTCCAGATGTAACCTGTCTGGGTGAAGGACAGAAAAGGTGGAGGATGATTTATCAGACTATAACACTTTTCCCTGCAGCTCGGGAATCCAAGGTTTGTCTGTAGACCTTGAAAACAGTGGCAGAGCTGAATTCGATTTGGTTTTTATGAAGTTAGGACAGGATTATTTGCTGTTGGAGACTTGGCATTGATTGCATTATGAAGTCATTTTTGAGGCGGTATTATCTGTGGGGCTCAAGAGCTGGACTGTCATCTGCATGCTGATTGGTAAACAGTGACTTGAATGCTCAAAGTTTGGCATGTTTCCACCATTTCTCCCAACAGTTTAGACAGATGGATCAAATCTAATCAAACAAATTCAggctttcttcctctctgcttcctcataGATACTACGCCACTGTTCATCCTCTGAAAAAGCGCATCTCAGTCTTGGCGTGCACCTACCTTCTGTCTGGGATCTGGCTGCTGTCCTGCGGTCTGGTGGCTCCAGCTGTGGCTCACACCTACCACGTGGAGTTTAAGAATGAGGGCTTCACCATCTGCGAGGAGTTCTGGATGGGCCAGGAGAAAGAGCGGCTGGCCTACGCGTACAGCACTCTCTTCATCACCTACGTCCTGCCTCTGTCGGCGCTCTGCATCTCCTACCTGTGCATCTCAGTCAAACTGCGGAACTGTGTCGTACCTGGCCACCACACCCAGAGCCAGGCGGAGGCTCAGCGCATGCGCAAACGCAAGACCTTCCGTCTGGTGAGCCTGGTGGTGGCGGCCTTTGGAGTGTGCTGGATGCCCATCAGCGTGTTCAACGTGCTGCGCGACATTGACATTGACCTGATTGATAAGCGCTACTTTCTGctcatccagctgctgtgtCACCTGTGCGCAATGAGCTCATCCTGCTGTAACCCTTTCCTCTATGCCTGGCTGCATGACCGCTTCCGTGCTGAGCTCCGCAAAATGTTCACCTGCCGCCGACGCATCGGCATCTCGGCCAACAACTGCGCCACAGCCAGCGTGGTATTGTGAAGCTCCTGTGTTTTAGACTACAGTTTGTTAGCCTTTGCTTCTTTGGACAGTTGAGCGTACCCATCTCATTCTGGTGCATTCAAAATTAGGCGTAGATTGGTTTGATTGCTAAGTCTGTATGCTAGTAGCTACGTCATGCATGCCATACTTTAGCCTGTAAATGTTACCCATACACTTAAAAAAGGACTCCAACAAATTTAGCATTACATGCTTGTAACACATCAAACTCATGAAGGACAGTTTGAAAAGGCCAAAATTGATGATGCAGAACCAGAGATCCACACATGCCTTCCCTTGTTTAAACTGGTGCCAAcactacccacaatgcaactcgacTGCTGACAGTTCAGCCGGAGGTTTGGGTGTGAAAGCagtagcggctaatgtagcctctAGCTGCTAGCCTTGAGATGAGGGCTACGGTGGTTGGgtaagctcacttctttctaactctACAAACACacttatgtttttattttcaaaatcgTAGTCTTTGGGCCTGCCaacgctgactcaagtgacatcactcaagGCGACTTGTCAGATTTTGTGCAGTTCCCTCTGGAGGGTTTATACAgcttttttcacatatgcagtagtAGTACACAAGCCCTGTAAACATACACTGTGTATAATCGGTTTCCTAAAGCAGATGGAcggtcagctgctgtgtgtataGATTCAACCAAGCTGAGTTTACATTAAATTATATGATTTATCTATTTTTGAAATGTCTTTCACATATGGCCAGTTTATTGGCAAAATCTTGTTGTATGATCTATTTTTGGTGTTTGTTGATCTTGTTTTTGCCATTAAAATACTGACTAATATAACCTGAAGGATAAGGCAAGCaaaattttgtatttttctttctagATTTATCTCATGAAAAGACTTAAACCAACAGCGTTTCAATCAGTCTCTCAGTACTTCCTGACTGCCTTTGGCTTTCTTTGACTCTCAGCACCAAACCGAGTCATTTCTAATTAAACTGTAATTTTCGGCAAACGTTACTCAAGCAGGAGCAAATCGTTGGGggctattttcagctgcaggtttgGTTTGTAGTATTCATGGCAGGATTTGGCTAGATTGAGAATAACGAGGGATCATGTCACTCTGCAGActgtgtggctcattgatgtgtttgcCTTCAGATACACAGTACTTGTTtaggatcaattcattgttggtttttgtctttttctgtcattgtttgaCAAGAAAGAGcatatatacacaaatatagtgttgcatttgcattttcagaGATCATTCCCATCTACTTCTTTTTAAACCGTAAGGATTGAAAATCTGTAAATTTTGTAACAGTTACAAAAGAGACCAATTTATACTGGAGAGCCTGTTACTGTAAAAAGGAAAGAATGATTTGCAAACTTACAACTAATAAAAttagcagaaaataaaaactgcattgCCCCTTGACCTCAAATGCAGCTGTTGCATTACATTATAGTGAAACATGGTATATATGTTTCCATGTCAGCACTTGTTTCTTATTCTTGTTTCAGGACAGTATTGTATATATTATGTGAGAGCCCCACATTTATTCAATGGACATGGAAACTATAAAGAACACAGAACATCTTGTTGAGGTTCAGGTGAAATAATTAATgtctttatttaaaataaaaccatATTTTTTTGCTCAGCATCACTTCTTTCAGAAGCTTTACATCGACTGTAGTATCATCATGTCAGACAAACACTCGTTCTCAAAGCTCTCACTCCGTACATTCTGAGGGATAATATTGCTATCATTTCTGCCaagacaaaataacatttcatagAAAGGCATAAACCATGCAGGGTTCATTCATTAGTGTAGTTCAAATGCAAAGACAAGGCTGGTTTCTGATTATCTCAtggttttcatttcatacatacaACACAAACAGTCTGATTCTGTAGTATTACCTGCATAACATTTCCACCTGCACACAGGCTGAATTACAGtcacatgaaagaaaaacagctttagCTACTGTGTAATTCGAACTGTACATACTACATCATAgctgcttgttttatttattgcttGTTTCTAAAGAAGACCTCTTTGAAGCAAAAATAGGCACAGTGTCTTTTTAAGGACTGGACGACCAGCTGACATTCGACTGTGGTGAGTAATATGGGGGAGGAATGTTGTTAATGGGttgcttaaaaaaatacatgcCAGCCATCAAGGATCAACGACGCAAACAAAGAATAAGACTTGAGTGTTGGGGGGGAAATCAGTGTGCTTACTATATAAACAGTCTTAATCGCGACTCAGCTCGTCAGGTCTTAATTCATGGTGATGACCTGCAGAAATGCATTCAATCAAACAATTTATTGCAAGTATGTTTCAAAGAATATTACATTCTAACCTCATCAAGCTGGTGCATGAATTTGTAATGGTTGTGGAAGGTTATGTATGATCATCACACAGCATTAAGTCAGACAAAGCCCagtgtaaagattaaaaaaaggccAGATAAtagttttaaaaaaacaatagttCTTTATAATGTTAATATATTAAATAAAGCTCAAACCAAGTGTCATCAAGTATGATATATAAATCAAGATGTTGAATAATATTTTACTGttatgttttttaaagcaaactcCAGTACCTTAGTGTTAAATCAAATACATTCATTTGCCTGTGTAAAGATTATTTTACTTGCTTGTTATTAAGTAATCACAAAATGTTTCAACTTCAGAGACAATTTTCCTGCATTCTCGAACAAATTTGACTCTGAAACTAAAAAAGTGCTTATGCTCTAAGACCTTCATGGAGATCATGTCTCTCAGTACACAGTGAAaccagtacaaacacacacaacaaacataaGTGGGTCCTAAAGTGGGACTCTTCCTCCAGAAGCCATCCTCTTACACCGGCTTGGATTTAAGAGATTGCAGGATGGAGGGTTTCTCGTCTATGACGCGTACCAGCAGGTTGTCGATGTACTCCTCCAGCTCAATGATCTTAGCGTCCTTCTTGGACAGGTCGGTTTGCTGCTTCACCACCAGTGTGATCAACTCTTCCTGTGTCAGCTGAGTGTACGGTCCACTTTGCACCGAGTCTGCCACCTGAGGGGAGTGAGGAGAGGTGAGTACAGCAAAACGCCATCTTCTGAGTGGAAAAACGTTGTAAGTGGAGCTTTTGATGGGaattgtttttgtcaaactgctATTTCCaaggtaagaaaaaaatgtttcattcatgtttcaaaagcaggaaaatgtcTGAAGATGAACTCTACCAACATGTAAATATACATAATGCAGATTGTGTTAAAGGGTGAACGCAGATTTTATTTAACTGATGCCATGTTGGATTCCTCCTCCAGCAAAATCAACTTCACTTGCTGTGAGGAGAAATGCCAACAGATGTGTTTCGGTCATTAATGTCAACACAATAGTACCTGAAACTTCCCTGATGTGCTGTCACGGACCTTTATCTCTTTCACACTGGGGGTGCTGATTGGATGGCTCTCAACTGAGCTCATGGGCTTAACAGGATGAGGCCTGTAAAGATAGTGCTTACATTAttataaagcagaaaataacagaaaatacaaTAAGCAAGAGAAAGAGTCAAGAATTGAATCTGGTGTTTTGCAAATGATAAATCATCAAGTCCAATATTCAGAATTAAACTCAAGAAGAGGAAAGTAACCAAGAAATCAAAAGCTTCCAATACTGTCACACCCAAGACAAATCCCAGCACCCTATCTGCCTCCTCATACGACAACAGCAGGCAGAGGCCATAAGCAAAGTCCAGAAAGACACCCTGTTCAATCTCACCTGCGTAGACTTAAGGCTAGCCCACCTCCATTGCTATTCTGAGCACTGACAGGCTGACCCTCAGAGGGTGC from Chaetodon trifascialis isolate fChaTrf1 chromosome 6, fChaTrf1.hap1, whole genome shotgun sequence includes the following:
- the prlhr2a gene encoding prolactin releasing hormone receptor 2a, coding for MESTGSGWAAELTPPGVTHEVNGSDAGQVFEVALQNGSSKRSPQFVGVELLQSFKLLIIPCYTLVALVGVFGNYLLLYVICRTRKMHNVTNFFIGNLAFSDMLMCATCVPFTLAYAFNPHGWVFGRFMCYLVYLIQPVTVYVSVFTLTAIGVDRYYATVHPLKKRISVLACTYLLSGIWLLSCGLVAPAVAHTYHVEFKNEGFTICEEFWMGQEKERLAYAYSTLFITYVLPLSALCISYLCISVKLRNCVVPGHHTQSQAEAQRMRKRKTFRLVSLVVAAFGVCWMPISVFNVLRDIDIDLIDKRYFLLIQLLCHLCAMSSSCCNPFLYAWLHDRFRAELRKMFTCRRRIGISANNCATASVVL